Proteins co-encoded in one Artemia franciscana chromosome 10, ASM3288406v1, whole genome shotgun sequence genomic window:
- the LOC136032269 gene encoding zinc finger protein 271-like: MNLVVVPKEDGSTSVIVPSIPAKFETKSNCFNSDLTNIKDEEFEDIFPNEDKLFLEITKPVSSPKHRDVASVISSCTSTNLEPNFDSVGLDLSTIKSEDVPALLLFCDNASPEMQSSKIIEELDAGSFYPTVVESPCDSSYGCNYKRSPYSEKKVHTSAHYSDAVKQLKLEKGIPVVPIEKLCEKPFKRVVCKTLKRQQRIHNGDKSFKCLICDKTFSCAGNINRHHRIHSGNKPFKCLICDITFSRSESLNVHQRIHTGDKPFMCLNCDKRFSQSSHLKKHQRIHSGYKPFKCLICDKTFSRAESLNLHQRIHTRENPFKCLICDKRFSQSSHLKKHQRIHSGYKPFKCLICDKTFSRAESLNVHQRIHTRENPFKCLICDKRFSQSSHLKTHQRIHTGY; encoded by the exons ATGAATCTTGTTGTAGTTCCCAAGGAGGACGGAAGTACTTCAGTCATTGTACCAAGTATTCCTGCgaaatttgaaactaaatcaaaCTGTTTTAATTCGGATTTAACTAATATCAAGGACGAAG aatttgaaGACATATTCCCAAACGAAGACAAACTATTTTTGGAGATTACAAAACCTGTTTCATCACCTAAACACAGAGATGTTGCTTCCGTTATTTCATCCTGTACATCTACAAACCTCGAACCTAATTTTGACTCTGTTGGACTGGACCTATCTACTATTAAGAGCGAGG atGTCCCAGCTCTCCTGCTGTTTTGCGACAATGCGTCACCGGAAATGCAATCCtctaaaataattgaagaattGGATGCTGGATCATTTTACCCAACCGTAGTGGAAAGTCCTTGTGATTCAAGTTATGGCTGTAATTATAAACGCTCTCCTTATTCTGAAAAGAAAGTTCACACTTCAGCACACTATTCAGATGCTGTAAAGCAGCTTAAACTTGAAAAAGGAATTCCTGTTGTACCGATAGAGAAATTGTGTGAAAAACCCTTCAAGCGCGTTGTGTGCAAGACTTTAAAGAGACAGCAAAGAATACACAATGGGGATAAGTCTTTCAAGTGCCTTATTTGCGATAAAACCTTTTCCTGTGCTGGAAATATAAATAGGCATCATAGAATACACAGTGGAAATAAGCCTTTCAAGTGTCTTATTTGTGATATAACCTTTTCCCGTTCTGAAAGTCTAAATGTGCATCAAAGAATACACACTGGGGATAAGCCTTTCATGTGTCTTAATTGTGATAAAAGATTTTCTCAGTCTTCACATTTAAAGAAACATCAAAGAATACATTCTGGGTATAAACCTTTCAAGTGCCTTATTTGCGATAAAACCTTTTCCCGTGCTGAAAGTCTAAATCTGCATCAAAGAATACACACTAGGGAGAACCCTTTCAAGTGTCTTATTTGTGATAAAAGATTTTCTCAGTCTTCACATTTAAAGAAACATCAAAGAATACATTCTGGGTATAAACCTTTCAAGTGCCTTATTTGCGATAAAACCTTTTCCCGTGCTGAAAGTCTAAATGTGCATCAAAGAATACACACTAGGGAGAACCCTTTCAAGTGTCTTATTTGTGATAAAAGATTTTCTCAGTCTTCACATTTAAAGACACATCAAAGAATACATACTGGGTATTAa